A single region of the Geobacillus subterraneus genome encodes:
- a CDS encoding NAD kinase, producing MKRTDAPLAFAIISKGDDTSNALAQKMKTYLLDFDLRYDEEAPDLVVSVGGDGTLLYAFHRYCHRLDKTAFVGVHTGHLGFYADWVPEEIEKLVIAIAKTPYQVVEYPLLEVTIRYLNGGSEAKYLALNECTVKCVSGTLVMDVEIRGDLFERFRGDGLCISTPTGSTAYNKALGGAILHPSLEAIQVTEMASINNRVFRTIGSPLVLPAHHTCLLKPVNHVDFQITIDHLSLLHKEVKSIQCRVADEKVRFARFRPFPFWRRVRDSFIADR from the coding sequence ATGAAACGAACGGACGCGCCGCTGGCGTTTGCCATTATCTCAAAAGGGGATGATACGTCGAACGCCCTCGCGCAAAAGATGAAAACGTATTTGCTTGATTTCGATTTGCGTTACGATGAAGAAGCGCCTGATTTGGTCGTTTCCGTCGGCGGGGATGGAACGCTTTTATACGCGTTCCACCGCTATTGCCACCGGTTGGACAAGACGGCGTTCGTCGGCGTTCATACCGGCCATCTCGGCTTTTATGCTGACTGGGTGCCGGAAGAAATTGAAAAGCTTGTCATCGCCATCGCCAAAACGCCGTACCAAGTCGTTGAGTACCCGCTGCTTGAGGTGACGATCCGCTATCTTAACGGCGGAAGCGAGGCGAAGTATTTGGCGCTCAATGAATGCACGGTAAAATGCGTCAGCGGCACGCTCGTCATGGATGTGGAGATCCGCGGCGACTTGTTTGAACGGTTTCGCGGCGACGGGCTGTGCATTTCGACGCCGACCGGCAGCACGGCATACAATAAGGCGCTCGGCGGAGCGATTTTGCATCCGTCGCTTGAAGCGATTCAAGTCACGGAGATGGCGTCGATCAACAACCGCGTCTTTCGGACGATCGGCTCGCCGCTCGTGCTGCCGGCGCACCATACGTGCCTGCTGAAGCCGGTCAATCATGTTGATTTTCAAATTACGATCGACCATTTGTCGCTGTTGCATAAAGAGGTAAAATCGATTCAGTGTCGGGTCGCCGATGAAAAAGTGCGTTTCGCCCGCTTCCGCCCGTTTCCGTTTTGGCGGCGGGTGCGCGATTCGTTTATCGCCGATCGGTAG